The Oryza sativa Japonica Group chromosome 11, ASM3414082v1 DNA window CCCGTCCAAGCTCCCGGCCACGCTCCGGCTGTTCAACGTGTCGCACAACCGCCTCACCGGCGTGCTCCCGGAGGCCGTCGCCGCGCGGTTCAACGAGTCGGCGTTCGCCGGGAACCCCGGCCTGTGCGGCGCGCCtgggagcggcgccggcgcgtgcgccgcggcggcgccgggccccGCGCACACCGCGATGCCGCCGATGTCGGCCGCCGACTACTTCGCCGTCCAGGAGGAGACCAGCGTGTTCGTGGTCATGGGTATCATCatgctcgtcgtcctcctcgtcgccggcgccatggtgCTCATGCTCCGGCAGGACGAGGGGACCAGCACCGCGTCGTCGGGGTACGAGCACCCCGCCATCGGCGCGCCCTCCGGCAATCTGTCCGTTCctcacgccgccggcgccgccgcgtcggcgcagCTGGTGACCATGGAGCAGGGCGGCTCCGgcgccgcgggcggcgccggcggcgtcggcggcgtcggcggcgcacgGAAACAGGTGGCGGAGTTCGTCCTGATGAGCAACGCCGCCGGCGAGTTCGGGCTGCCGGAGCTGATGAAGGCGAGCGCCGAGGTGCTCGGGAACGGCACGCTGGGGTCGGCGTACAAGGCCGCCATGCGCAACGGCGTGACGGTGGCGGTGAAGCGGATGCGCGACATGAACCGCGTCGGCCGCGCCGAGTTCGAGGAGCACATCCGGATGCTCGGCGAGCTCCGCCACCCCAACGTCCTCTCCCCCGTCGGCTACCATTACCGCAAGGAAGAAAAGCTCATCGTCTCCGAGTTCATGCCACGTGGCAGCCTCCTCTACGTCCTCCACGGTAATAATAGAATGTGATTAATAATCACCAATTCACCCCCCACTAATCACAGCAATTACTACTCCTTCCTTTTTCAGGTtacaagtcgttttgactttgatcaaaatcaaactactcTAAATTTAACTAGGTTTATAAAAAACAATACTTCCTTTATTTGATGTTATAAAACATTTTGATTTgattaaagtcaaactactttaagtttaaattttcaacccaagaaaaatttattatgtaaatatattcaattattgatttgataaaactagtttagtgttataaatattattatatttatctataaacttagtcaaatttgaaacagtttgactttgaccaaagtcaaaacatcttataacctaaaacggagagatgactaatatttttaactgatgataaatttattatgaaaatatattcaactatagatttaattgaactaatttgatgttataaatattattatatttatttataaaaattagttaaatttaaagtagtttgaccttaccaaagtcaaaacgatttataatctAAAAACGCAGGGTGTAGTTCTCAATCAACTAATCTCGATTATAGTTTGCTAATTACGATGTGTTTGTTTGGTTCAGGTGACCAGAGCCCGGAGAGGGTGGTGCTGGATTGGCCGGCGAGGATGAGGATCGCCGTCGGCGTGGTGCGCGGCTTGTCGTACCTCCACGAGAAGCTGGGCATCCCGGCGATGAGGCTGGTGAGCATGACTGGCGCCGACttcgacgcgccgccgccgccgccgccgcacggcaaCCTCAAGTCCGGCAACATCCTGCTCGACGCCCACCTGGAGCCCCGCATCGTGGACTACGGCTTCTTCCCGCTCGTCAACACGTCGCAGGCGCCGCACGCCATGTTCGCGTTCCGGTCGCCcgaggccgcctccgccgccgccgccggcgccggcgccgctgcccaGCGCGCCGCCCTGTCGGCGAGGTCCGACGTGTACTGCCTCGGCATCGTGCTCCTCGAGCTCGTCACGGGGAAGTTCCCGTCGCAGTACCTCctcacggcgcgcggcggcaccgACGTCGTGCagtgggcggcgtcggcggtggccggcggcaccGAGCAGGaggtcgtcgaccccgtcgtcgccgccggcgccggccctgCCGCCGTGCGGCTGCTGCGGGTCGGGGTGCGGTGCACCATCCCGGAGCCGGAGAGCCGGCCGAGCATGGCGGACGTCGCGAGGATGGTCGAgcaggtcgccggcggcggcggcggcggcgcgtcgtgaCCGCGCGGACGAACGGACGAACACGGTGCAATGGTGGAGAGGAGCGATGATCCGTGACGCACGGTCGCCGCCGATGCATGTGGAGCTCAAACGTGGACGAATCCCGGCCGTTGATGCTGAGGAGggatgacgtggacgaatccTGGTCGTTGCATGCGTGTGAAGGGTGGGTGGAAGTGATGGGGAATGTGGTTGGGCTGCGTGTAAATTCAAGGGTCTGAATTTGTAAAAATGAATATGTGACAGAGAGAGATAAAagaaaatggagaaaaaaaacaaaggaaagaCCTGAGGACAAACATGTAATTCCATAACGTCATAGGAACTTTTGAGTAAAGGTTTCTTCTAGCCGGAGGAAGGGAATTTAGCGACCTTTCGTGTGAAATTtcaagaggagaaaaaaatatctgtCCCTACTGTATAAATattggacgtgactacacagtTAGTGGTAGCCAGCTACCACTGCATCTATGAGAGGCACTATCCatctatacttcaaatacaattttctcataaactactcatccgatctacaatccgattagacctatattttgatgaaaaataataaattacttttataatataccttcgttttgttctaagttacttctataatatatgtaaattacttttaggttttactgaatttacttttatatgtttaagaagtaacttagtgaaatctaaaagtaatttggacatatcataaaagtaatttgtgatttttcatcaaaatataatcatgtgagatcttgttgtaaagatttaattgttatgaacacaacggtgtaatcggattataaatcggatgagtaatttaagagaatttTATTTGAAGCGTAGATGATATGAATATTTTCCATACTTACTTAATGGACTAGTACTACATAGTAAAGTAAAGTAAGATTCTTCAAGTTAACACATATCTAGATAATGCCGATGGGGTCACTTGTTATGACTAAATCGAGAGTGCTCTCTATTTAGATTTTGCGATAATATTCATAGAGTTTGTTTCCTTGGTAGATAACACTGGTATTTATTAGAAGAAAACTGGGGTTTAAGATAATATAACAATTGTGTGTACTTTGCATCGGAATGAACTGGGACAAAATCCAGGTCATTGGAGTTTTAAGACCTCTGCTTTCAATGCTATAACAACTCTTGCAGAGCCGAAGACTGAACATCAAATGGATTCTTCCAAGGAAAAGAAATGAAATAGGAGACAATTTTGCAGGGAAGCCATGAGAAATCGTCAGATAGTAACCGTCCATCTTCAATATTTGTTATAACTCATCTTCCCATTCTTTCAAGGAAAAGAAATGAAATAGGAGACAATTTTGCAGGGAAGCCATGCGAAATCCTCAGATAGTAACCGTCCATCTTCAATATTTGTTATAACTCATCTTCCCATGCTAGTTACATGCATAGCTGCCCAAACATGGGGCCTTTTAAGCTCATGTACTTAAATACTTTGAATCTAATATTCCATATCATTAAAAGAAGTCACGAGTCTTAAAAAAGAACATAAATTCCATATCTAATTACATGCATAGCTGCCCAAATATGGGTCCTTTTTTAGACTCAATCTCAAAGAGGAATTGTTATCACTGATGTAAATAATTTTAATCTAATATTCCATATCACTGAAACTAGTATATTAAGTTGCGCATTTGCGCAACTATAAACTCTATCTCTTCTAAATGTGTCTATAGATTGTGGTATTAATAATAAGCTTAAATTTGCAATGATGATTAATCATAACAGACGGGTGCATAGCCGATTATTACATTAGTAtatcacacatatatatatgctcatcACTAATATATATAACTTCAAATGATATAAAGCTTAGTTAGATCATATTAATCTTTCTTAAAAGATTAGCTTTATTGGTAAACTGTGCgaattgtaaaattatataCACAACATTACTATCTTTTCCTCACTTTACTCTTTAATTCACTGTTGgatcttttaaaatataattcaatgatctatttgtttttttcccaaAGGGAAGTTACATAGATAGAGTAAGAGGGCCTGTTTGCAAAatagttttttaattaaaagTGTGCATTGTAAAATTATATCCATAACCTTACTATTTTTTCTCAATAGGTTAAGGAAGCTTCTAGATAAAGTGAATCCAATGAATCCAATGGCTCATATTTCTTCTTGCTATTTTGTCCTCATGTGAATCCAATGGCTATTATTTTGTTGATTATGTGGCTCATCCTAGTTGATTTTTGGGATTCACTATTCACTTATAGAGATAAGTCGCgagtcttaaaaaaaagaacataaatttcaagaaatacaaaaaaaaaaaaagtacagcaGTCAACGACCAAATTTACAGAAGAGATTATATACAGTTCAATAAATTGGATCAGTAATCACATCTATCATCCAAGCGACGCTTTGGCCGAGTGGTTAAGGCGTGTGCCTGCTAAGTACATGGGGTTTCCCCGCGAGAGTTCGAATCTCTCAGGCGTCGATTTTATAATAAAGTTATCTTTTTATATTACAAAcgtaaaaccagtgcaattgcTCCTATTATATGGAACTCCTGATTAATGTTATGTTCGACATAATTTAAAATCAATTTTCAACTATTCACAACATTTAAACTCAGTTTTCAACTATTATGTTCCACAACATAAAAGCCATTTTTCAGTCCTGCCATGTTTTAATTGCTCCTACTTTATGGAGCTCCTAGTTAATGTTATGTTCGACATCATTTAATATCAATTTTGAACTATTCACAACATTTTAACTCAGTTTTCAACTAGTATGTTTCACAACATAAAAGCCAATTTTCAATCCTGGCATGTTTCACAACTACTATATTTCACAACTTAAAAATCACTCAAAAAAAGAGGCTAGAATATtactcactactagaaaaacgatttttgcaAACAGACCAAAAAGTTCTAAGCGGAGCTTCACCCCGCCTGTACTTGAAGGCCTGCAAAAATAGATGATTTTTATATGCGGACATTAGCCCCGCCTACGAAAATCATTTTCAGAGGCGAGCCTCTACATCGATCTTCGCACACACTACATCCACCAGCCTGCGAAAACCACCTcattgaattaaaaaaaaaaccgacCCGCTACCGCCCTCCCCTGCCAGCCCCTCCCTCCGGCCGCCggctctcctccccttccccctccccatccggcccttcctcctccgttcaccgtcaccgccgagggTGACCGGGTCACCACTGCCGCCGACTCTCCTCCTTTATCTGCCACCTCCGCTGGCCGGCTCCCTCCACACCGCCGGATCTTCTAGTCGCCGCACACCACCACCCTCCGCGCCGGCTGTGGCTGCCACCTCCACCCTCCGCACCGCTGCCTCTGTGCTGACGGCTCCCCTCCTTGTCGCCGCACGCCGCCAGCCGTGGCCGCTGCCTCCGCCCTCCGTGCCGGAGGAGTGAGGGAGTGAAGGGGGAGGTGAGGGGAAGAGAGTGAATCTGAGAGGAAGGAGTGAGGGAGTGAAAAGGTGAGGGATAGAGATAAGGGGTGGGTGACGGATATTACGAGGCCGGTTGGTGTGGGCGGTGGATTTTTGCAGGCAGAGGACCTAAGGttccgcctgtgaaaatcgtTTTTCGCTGGCGTAACCTTAATGAGGTCCGCTTGAAAAATAATGGTTTCGCAGGTACTAGGTTTATGGTATCTTGAGCTATTTTTGTAAATGGTGATTTTATAGTCTgcctagaaaaataaaatcgtaATGTTgggaaaaatcgtttttctagtagATACTTATGGATGAAGTTAACCACGACGGATTCTaagggtctgttcactttgatgccaaaaaaatcttacaaaattttggcaataccaaaattttggcatagttgccaaaattttggtaacttgctaaaattttggtaggatttcttatatagttaccaaaatttggcagcaaactaaatgtagccacttttttggcaactttatcaaaacttggtaaggttgaaaatagcatcaaagtgaacatacCCTAAATTGTCGAAGAGTACATAACAAAAACAAAGGAATCTAAACTTCCAAGAATATTACTTGATCAGGTGGAAGAGGGAATCAGCCACACTAAATTGCATAGTGCTTGCGTACTTAACTGGCAATGTGCTTTCCATAGAATGATAGAAGTGGAGAAAAGCAACGTGCTTACATATTTATAATATGAGTCCAAAATCCAAATGACTATGATGCTAATATGTTGTCTATTTCATGTACATATGAGATGCAAACCGCTCTCACTCAGAAGATAATGATAACAAGACCGTACCTACGgctatgatgtttttttttagataaatgtGACAAACATGGGCAACACTTGTGATTGGTGGGGccataaaataaagaaaaacaacaacttATGATAAATTATCAACTTGTACATATATGCCTTTAAAATGGGTAGAATCAGCTGAAAGTaggtatatatagctagttataatttgatttagattttgcaTATGTATTTAATGCATTGTAATACAATTTCTCATTCACAATATATGTGAAGAATGTGAACGTGTAACTTTAGTATTCAGATAAATCTTACTGTCCTAGGGTCCTCGATATAAATACTACCTCTATCCCAATTTGATCACCGCCTAAGATTTTTGAGGTTTTCGTagattgatcattatctaaCTGGTGGCCATTCGTTTATTTGTGCACAAGTAAATCGCCTAAGATTTTTGAGGTTTTCCTagattgatcattatctaaCTGGTGGCCATTCGTTTATTTGTGCAGAAGTAAATGATATCATGGCATGTCTATCCATTTATTTGTGCATGAGTAAATACCATTATTACATGTCTATTCATTTATATGTGCAAGATTAAATGGCATCGTTGTCTACATGCATCCCTAACACAACACCTTATCAATGAGGTTAAATTTCATAATAAATGATACTTTATTGCCTTGATATTGGTGCTATTTATAAATATGAtgatttactagaaaaaatgcccgtgcgttgtaacgggtgaagtatattttaattttattattgttatatatatgtctagttaagatgaaattcactgtggagtttgtttgaacatatatatatatatatataatttgattACTCAGAGATAATAGGGCTCCCTTCGGATTTCACGGGATTGTTTTTTTCGAATTAAAACGGGTCCGATCGATACTCCCATAGTTAGACCCGGTAGCGGGAGTGGGAGGATGATCATCCTGGTGGGGCGATGAACGGTGGATGggagagggagtacgtactcccGGGAGTACAGAAgcattttcctatatatatatatatatatatatatatatatatatatatatcatcaagggaaagaaaatttgaaaaaaatccaGGTCGCTCCGTCGCACTGCGTAAACGACATACAGTATCATACTATCATATGCATAATCACGTCATGCTTTTCCAAGCGGCACGGCAGCCTACTGCCTACCTAAACTCTTCAGAGTATTCGTCAGACAAGAGGACCATATGGCATATGTACAGTATGTTGCTCGGTGCGCTGGCTCATCGATcctcttcagagttcagacttcagCCATCACGTGAACGACTCCAAGTAGGTTCgtgtgcttttttttcttttcactcTCCCTTCGCCTGTTCCCCTAGGAAGGGAGTGGCTATTGAAAAAGGCAAGCAATATCATATTTGGATTGTGTCTCTAGAACCAGCGAGGGAACCAGAACGAAAATTACgaaagatatactccctccgtttttaaatatttagcaTCATTGACTTTTGaagcacatactccctccgttcaaaaaaaggcaaaccctgggtttccgtgtccaactttaactgttcgtcttatatgaaatttttttataattcgtattttcattgttgttagatgataaaacatgattaatattttatgcgtgacttgtcttttaattttttctatttttttataattcatattttcattgttgttagatgataaaacatgattaatattttatgcgtgacttgtcttttaatttttttcattaatttttcaaataagacggatggtcaaacattgggcacggaaaccaagatttgtctttttatgagacggagggagtatttgactgttcgtcttattcaaaaactttttgtgaaaaatgtaaaactatatgtatatgtatacatataagtatatttaacaatgaatcaaatgataggaaaataattaataattatttaaattttttgaataagacgaatggttaaacatattttaaaaagtcaacgacgtcaaatatttaaaaacggagggagtataatgcatcctaattatttttatgatagttaaatatgatatattttatctAGAATTGAATAATCTACCCGCATCCCTGAAAAGCACATCTTATGTATGCCGCTTACTGTACATGGTTCAAAACCAGCCTACCCGTTCAAAACCGGGTCGCTAAACCACAGCTGCTGGTTCTACACGGTTCTAGTTGGGTTAGTCCATCACAACCTGTTCGAAGTTCAATTGTTCAAACCTAGTGCTACTGACATGGCTATCGGCGATGTCTCCTGGTTGTCGCTGGTGTGATCAGATTGAGCGCCTCGCTATGCTTATCGACCGGGGTCCGGCcattcgaggaggaggagaaccaCACCATTCTAGGGTTCATGGTGTGGTCGTCATCGTCTGTGTCGTTGCACACTCCATCCACCTCCTTGTCGTGCTTGCATTGTAAATGATGGTGACTTGGTGAATGACGGTAGGCGGAACACACCGGGATTTCTCAAACTATAATTAGTAACCGTGCGGTTACCGCGGACTGCACGTAGAAATTGATAAATCttgtttaaatttaaattttagaaaaaaaaggaaaaaaaatccccaaagaATTCTAGAAGTAGTGCAAGAGTTGTAATGATACCTCGTgatataaatttatgaaaatgCTAAGTTAACTCCATATTTTGGCATAACTACTAGGCTGTGTTGCTtcaaaatcatggtttggtgctCTTGAACATTACATTATGGACACTATAAGTATAATCTTTGTAGTCGTGTTGTCGTGGACATCATAATTATTTCTATTGTTGTCAAATATGAGGTTAATTGTGGTTTTCTATTCCCTGcaattttctctttcttttgaAGTCGAAGACCCTGGTTACAGTGGCTTATCGCGCGGGTTATCGCAAACTACCCATCCATAGTTGTCTCCCTTCTTTTCTCTGATTGTTGTGTTCCCGTCAAATGATTTGAAAGACTAAGCGGTCTAACCTATCATATCCGGTGACCCAAACCGTCTAAAACTAATCGTCGTCAGTTGGGGTTGGCTTTGTGGTGCAAACCCATCCCAAAATGCTGATGAACATGCCAAATTGTTTTTAGAGAAAACTCCTTCTATATGTAACAAAGATTAATtctacctaattaaaaaaaaaccttgagAGTACCAAATAATATCACAAAGACATTTTTGCCTTGgtcttcccctcttccttttGATTCCTTCCATGGTTCAATAagcagtactccctccggtttcattttaattgacgttttggacaatgatacGGTCTACGAGATATATCTttaaccttatttttctattataatatatataataaataaatgcatgtttacttttattatagtgctttaaaagacaaatctatatatgttgttctagttcctttaaactaaatatttataaagttattgatggtcaaagttattaaagtttgacctcaaccttattCAAAGcgtcaattaatatggaaccggagggagtaatcaTATAGGCCCATGCATTGGCGCCTTCGCTGTGAGACAGCAGCTGCGGCCGCGTCGAGGACTCGAGGCTACTGCAGGCAGAGAGATGGTGTGGACTTGTGGTCGAGGACCCAAAGAACGCCGCATGCATCAGTTACTTCGGCCTTTGAATATTAATGCAATACAAATCTACTTTCAATTTTTTATGTTGGTCAAATGGAGTACTACAATAATAAATCTTTTCACTACCTCAGTATTCTGCATGGATCCTCGATGTTGCTTAACTCGACCGCCACCACCAT harbors:
- the LOC4350943 gene encoding pollen receptor-like kinase 3, translating into MVTLLLAFRLSTLFLLLAAGAIAVDPDGAAAPDTAAAPDTEAAALLRLKASLIDPTNALEAWSPSSPSPPCDETHRWPRVQCYNGVLIGLRLARLNLSGDFDFAALSRLPGLHSINLIRNNFSGPLPASLAAVRSLRALYLSRNAFSGPVPGDVFAAMSWLKKLYLDRNDFSGELPAGAIAGAPRLQELHLDHNRIEGRVPSKLPATLRLFNVSHNRLTGVLPEAVAARFNESAFAGNPGLCGAPGSGAGACAAAAPGPAHTAMPPMSAADYFAVQEETSVFVVMGIIMLVVLLVAGAMVLMLRQDEGTSTASSGYEHPAIGAPSGNLSVPHAAGAAASAQLVTMEQGGSGAAGGAGGVGGVGGARKQVAEFVLMSNAAGEFGLPELMKASAEVLGNGTLGSAYKAAMRNGVTVAVKRMRDMNRVGRAEFEEHIRMLGELRHPNVLSPVGYHYRKEEKLIVSEFMPRGSLLYVLHGDQSPERVVLDWPARMRIAVGVVRGLSYLHEKLGIPAMRLVSMTGADFDAPPPPPPHGNLKSGNILLDAHLEPRIVDYGFFPLVNTSQAPHAMFAFRSPEAASAAAAGAGAAAQRAALSARSDVYCLGIVLLELVTGKFPSQYLLTARGGTDVVQWAASAVAGGTEQEVVDPVVAAGAGPAAVRLLRVGVRCTIPEPESRPSMADVARMVEQVAGGGGGGAS